From Brassica oleracea var. oleracea cultivar TO1000 chromosome C3, BOL, whole genome shotgun sequence, a single genomic window includes:
- the LOC106334829 gene encoding protein STRUBBELIG-RECEPTOR FAMILY 6: MMENRVVVVAALFAVCIVGFEFSFIHGATDASDTSALNMLFTSMHSPGQLTQWTASGGDPCVQNWRGVTCSKSRITQLKLSGLELSGTLGYMLDKLTSLTELDLSSNNLGGDLPYQLPPNLQRLNLANNQFTGAAQYSISNMASLKYLNLGHNQFKGQVAVDFSKLTSLTTLDFSFNSFTSSLPGTFTSLTSLKSLYLQNNQFSGTLNVLAGLPLETLNIANNDFTGWIPSTLKGTNLIKDGNSFNNGPAPPPPPGTPPIHRSPSHKSGGGSNRDSTSNGDSKKSGIGAGAIAGIIISLLVVTALVAFFLVKRRRRSKRSSSMDIEKTDNLPFTLPPSDFHENNSIQSSSSIETKKLDTSLSINLRPPPADRSFDDDEDSTRKPIVVKKSTVAVPSNVRVYSVADLQIATASFSVDNLLGEGTFGRVYRAEFNNGKVLAVKKIDSSALPHSMTDDFTEIVSKIAVLDHPNVTKLVGYCAEHGQHLLVYEFHSKGSLHDFLHLSEEESKALVWNSRVKVALGTARAIEYLHEVCSPSIVDKNIKSANILLDSEMNPHLSDTGLASFLPTANELLNQTDEGYSAPEVSMSGQYSLKSDVYSFGVVMLELLTGRKPFDSTRSRSEQSLVRWATPQLHDIDALGKMVDPALEGLYPVKSLSRFADVIALCVQPEPEFRPPMSEVVQSLVVLVQRANMSKRTVGVDPSQRSGSAEPSNDYM, encoded by the exons ATGATGGAGAATCGAGTGGTGGTGGTGGCTGCTCTGTTTGCGGTCTGCATTGTAGGATTTGAGTTTAGCTTCATCCATGGAGCCACTGATGCATCAGACA CTTCAGCATTGAACATGTTGTTCACCAGTATGCATTCACCAGGACAGTTAACACAATGGACTGCATCAGGTGGGGATCCTTGTGTTCAGAACTGGAGAGGCGTTACTTGCTCCAAATCACGAATTACTCAATT AAAGTTATCAGGTCTTGAGCTCTCTGGAACACTTGGGTACATGCTTGATAAATTGACTTCTCTTACAGAGCT TGATCTAAGCAGCAATAATCTTGGAGGTGATTTACCATATCAGCTTCCTCCAAATCTGCAACGGTT GAATCTTGCAAACAACCAATTCACTGGAGCTGCTCAATACTCCATTTCTAATATGGCATCACTTAAGTATCT TAATCTTGGTCACAATCAGTTTAAGGGGCAAGTAGCTGTGGACTTCTCCAAGCTCACCTCTCTTACAACCTT GGACTTCTCCTTCAACTCTTTCACATCGTCTCTACCGGGAACTTTTACTTCTCTTACAAGTTTAAAGTCCCT ATACCTTCAGAACAATCAGTTCTCAGGAACACTCAATGTATTAGCCGGTCTTCCTCTTGAGACCCT GAACATTGCAAACAATGACTTCACCGGCTGGATCCCCAGTACCTTAAAGGGTACTAATTTAAT AAAAGATGGTAACTCGTTCAATAATGGACCTGCACCACCACCACCACCTGGTACACCTCCAATCCACCGCTCACCGAGCCATAAATCCGGAGGAGGTTCAAACCGTGATTCTACCAGCAATGGAGATTCCAAGAAATCAGGAATTGGAGCTGGTGCTATAGCAGGCATAATCATTTCATTACTAGTAGTTACAGCTCTTGTGGCTTTCTTCTTAGTCAAAAGAAGAAGAAGATCAAAGAGATCATCATCTATGGACATTGAGAAAACTGACAACCTGCCTTTCACTCTTCCTCCAAGCGACTTTCACG AAAACAATTCTATTCAGAGTTCTTCATCAATTGAGACAAAGAAACTTGATACTTCCTTGTCTATTAATCTCCGTCCTCCACCAGCTGATCGATCATTTGATGATGATGAGGATTCTACGAGAAAGCCTATAGTTGTCAAGAAATCCACCGTGGCTGTTCCCTCGAATGTGAGAGTTTACTCAGTTGCTGATCTTCAGATTGCCACTGCCAGTTTCAGTGTTGATAATCTTCTTGGAGAAGGGACTTTTGGAAGAGTATACAGAGCTGAGTTTAACAATGGAAAG GTTCTTGCTGTGAAGAAGATTGATTCATCTGCTCTTCCACATAGCATGACTGATGATTTCACCGAAATAGTATCGAAAATCGCCGTTTTGGACCATCCAAATGTGACAAAGCTTGTTGGCTACTGTGCTGAACACGGACAACATCTCCTGGTCTATGAGTTCCACAGCAAAGGATCGTTACATGACTTCCTACACTTATCAGAAGAAGAAAGCAAAGCATTGGTGTGGAACTCACGAGTCAAGGTCGCACTTGGGACTGCACGGGCAATAGAGTACTTGCATGAAGTTTGTTCACCGTCTATAGTTGACAAGAACATCAAATCAGCCAATATTTTGCTTGATTCGGAGATGAATCCTCACTTATCAGACACAGGTCTCGCAAGCTTCCTCCCCACAGCAAATGAG TTACTAAACCAAACCGATGAAGGTTATAGCGCACCTGAAGTATCAATGTCAGGCCAATACTCTTTGAAGAGTGATGTTTACAGTTTTGGAGTAGTGATGCTTGAACTTTTAACCGGGAGGAAACCATTCGACAG CACAAGGTCAAGATCTGAGCAGTCATTGGTTAGATGGGCGACACCACAGCTTCATGACATTGATGCTTTAGGCAAAATGGTTGATCCAGCTCTTGAAGGACTTTATCCGGTTAAATCTCTTTCTCGGTTTGCAGATGTTATTGCTCTCTGCGTCCAG CCAGAGCCAGAGTTTAGACCACCAATGTCTGAAGTTGTGCAGTCACTGGTTGTGTTAGTGCAGAGAGCTAACATGAGCAAGAGAACTGTTGGAGTTGATCCATCACAGCGTTCTGGTAGTGCTGAGCCAAGCAACGATTACATGTAA
- the LOC106334832 gene encoding uncharacterized protein LOC106334832 — protein MAELKSKLNKRHAFTSKCASLVKEQRARLYILRRCATMLCCWYIHGDE, from the coding sequence ATGGCCGAGTTAAAGAGTAAGTTAAATAAACGTCACGCCTTCACAAGCAAATGTGCATCCTTGGTGAAGGAGCAACGAGCTCGTCTCTATATTCTTCGTCGTTGCGCTACCATGCTTTGCTGCTGGTACATACATGGCGATGAGTAA
- the LOC106334830 gene encoding uncharacterized protein C630.12 has translation MKHHHKLTVALCLIWASSILYGEMFAFWVPSLFTCSWPHHHLLKSDRVESDVKFTKVAIVTDPQLMDKTSFRLSSKTLALEVAQFYTDVNMRRSFFQSVLPFKPDVVLFLGDYFDGGPFLPEEEWYESLSRFKHVFGMNSQGQVGDVPTFYISGNHDIGYSRVASHKLDVIRRYEKEFGSRNSRFMIGSTEFISIDAQAIDGNPQKELGSEVWKFVQNVSSDTKSHPRVLLTHIPLYRPDQTPCGPHRTSSVIDQRLWRHFQDQEVMYQNYITTESSKKLLELIKPTLVLSGHDHDQCTLTHKSEAGSVTEHTVGTISWQQGNLYPSFMLLSVPNTVHQNSSDQDSMLHTQLCFLPRQLFIYIWYLSLFVLTLLALLLWPNHGISFLNNAADTISSVMKLSFLSGVTKEKNEDENCEYEMVWDAEGSMHLVKKVLQAPVKRQSDKSQIERGNAVLRSAARKNDIENVMDSNVGVGVSDPLMRSASKSRTKLVIQRVIRTVMMSIVIAAFNVPVYMMLIFKDWA, from the exons ATGAAACACCACCACAAGCTCACGGTGGCTTTATGTCTCATCTGGGCTTCGTCGATCCTCTACGGCGAGATGTTCGCCTTCTGGGTTCCTTCTCTCTTCACTTGTTCTTGGCCTCACCATCATCTTCTCAAG AGTGATAGAGTGGAGAGTGATGTGAAGTTTACTAAAGTAGCTATTGTCACTGATCCACAG CTCATGGATAAGACATCGTTTCGTTTGTCTTCAAAGACGCTTGCTTTGGAGGTTGCACAGTTCTACACTGATGTAAACATGCGGAGATCGTTCTTTCAGTCTGTCTTACCTTTCAAACCAGACGTTGTTTTGTTTCTAGGTGATTATTTCGATGGTGGGCCGTTTCTCCCTGAGGAAGA GTGGTATGAATCTTTAAGCCGGTTTAAACACGTGTTTGGGATGAACTCACAAGGACAAGTTGGAGACGTCCCTACGTTCTACATCTCAGGGAACCATGATATTGGCTACTCTCGTGTTGCGTCCCATAAGCTAGAC GTGATTAGGCGATATGAGAAAGAGTTTGGTAGCAGAAACAGTAGATTTATGATTGGAAGTACTGAGTTCATCAGCATTGATGCACAAGCTATTGATG GGAATCCTCAAAAGGAATTGGGATCAGAGGTTTGGAAGTTTGTACAAAATGTCTCCTCTG ATACAAAATCACATCCTAGAGTTTTATTGACACACATCCCATTATATCGGCCAGATCAAACCCCATGCGGCCCTCACCGTACTTCTTCAGTCATTGATCAG CGGCTTTGGCGCCATTTTCAAGATCAAGAAGTAAT GTATCAGAACTATATCACTACAGAATCATCAAAGAAGTTACTGGAGTTGATCAAACCG ACATTAGTTCTGTCTGGTCATGATCATGACCAGTGTACTCTAACACACAAGTCGGAAGCAGGATCTGTAACAGAG CATACTGTAGGCACTATAAGCTGGCAACAAGGAAATTTATATCCGTCATTCATGCTATTATCTGTCCCCAACACCGTCCATCAAAACTCATCTGATCAAGACAGTATGTTGCACACCCAACTATGCTTCCTTCCGAGACAATTATTCATCTACATTTG GTACCTTTCTCTGTTCGTTTTGACCCTTCTCGCTCTCCTTCTCTGGCCAAACCATGGCATAAGCTTCTTAAACAACGCTGCAGACACTATCTCAAGTGTAATGAAGTTAAGCTTCTTAAGCGGTGTCACGAAAGAGAAGAATGAAGATGAGAACTGTGAGTATGAAATGGTGTGGGACGCAGAAGGGTCTATGCATCTCGTTAAGAAAGTTCTTCAAGCTCCAGTGAAGCGTCAAAGCGATAAATCTCAAATAGAAAG GGGCAATGCTGTGCTGAGATCTGCAGCTAGAAAGAACGATATCGAAAATGTGATGGACTCAAATGTAGGTGTTGGAGTGTCGGATCCTCTAATGAGATCAGCATCGAAGTCAAGAACGAAGCTTGTGATCCAGAGAGTGATACGTACAGTCATGATGAGCATTGTCATTGCGGCGTTCAACGTTCCTGTTTACATGATGTTGATTTTCAAAGATTGGGCATGA
- the LOC106334621 gene encoding putative receptor-like protein kinase At3g47110, which translates to MHLPCMSLMLFHLLALVYSCQASRFNDETDKQALVEFQTHLTENSRLVLASWNKSFHLCNWTGIICGRRHKRVTGLDLSGMKLTGVISPSIGNLSFLTSLILADNSFHGSIPLEVGKLFRLQHLNLSNNVLGGGISLGIPNCSALLTNDLSSNNLEHDVPSELGSLSSVVILSLRGNNLTGRFPASLGNLTSLRKLDIEYNRMEGMIPYSMSRLARMKYLRIAGNSFSGIFPRPICNLSSLLFLSIPDNRFYGKLRPDIDQLFPDIQVLFLGGNKFEGEIPSSLANITSLRKFDIEECHMTGSIPLSFGRLHNLEVLALAYNSLGSYSSRDLDFIGSLNNCTQLQFLGVGYNKLGGNLPPLISNLSSLLTYLFLGGNAISGSIPLDIGNLESLQSFKVEQNLLTGEIPASIGKLSRVERLYLQFNMMSGDIPSSFGNLSMVTQIYLYNNDFKGSIPSSLGNCTYLLYLGLDFNMLCGSIPGELMNVPSLVTLDISHNNLTGQIPNEVGKLVSLVRLDVSLNQLSGHVPQTLGNCLCMEEILLNGNFFEGTIIDIRALRNLRLLDLSNNNLSGTIPEYLVNLSAIQFLNLSVNNLDGPVPTEGIFQKSRNVSVFGNKNLCGGVAELKLKPCSETKAREHSSTRRKIAIGVGAAVTLFILSVMVIISLSWFKKRSSMKQRVSSNTRHMDNLSIAPLHERVRYGELHSATGGFSLGNMIGTGNFGVVYKAFLGPENRAVAIKVLNLKFHGAAKSFIAECEVLKSVRHRNLVKLLTACSSIDFKGDEFRALVYKFMPNGSLDMWLHGEEQLEGTNNTSRPLSILERFNIAIDVASAVEYLHVNYHDPIVHCDLKPGNVLLDDDLTAHVSDFGLARLLLKFDQESSLSSSSIRGTIGYAAPEYAMGGQPSIHGDVYSFGVLLLEMFTGKRPSNELFGGNFTLQIYTKLALPENVLDIADKSLLSGLRVGFPLEVCLKLVLELGLRCCEQFPMNPLTVREVVKQLYTIKGRFFKARRIVRR; encoded by the exons ATGCATCTTCCTTGTATGAGCCTTATGCTATTTCATTTGCTTGCTCTTGTATACTCGTGCCAGGCTTCCAGATTCAACGATGAGACGGACAAACAAGCCCTGGTCGAATTCCAGACCCATTTAACCGAGAACAGCCGGCTTGTCTTAGCTTCGTGGAACAAGTCTTTTCATCTCTGCAACTGGACTGGAATTATATGTGGTCGTAGGCACAAGAGGGTCACTGGTTTAGACCTCAGCGGGATGAAGCTAACTGGCGTTATCTCGCCCTCCATCGGTAACCTCTCTTTCCTCACATCTCTTATTCTTGCAGACAACTCTTTCCATGGTAGCATCCCTCTTGAGGTAGGGAAGTTGTTCAGGCTTCAACACTTGAACCTAAGCAACAACGTTCTTGGAGGTGGGATTTCACTTGGCATACCAAACTGTTCTGCCCTTTTGACCAATGATCTATCCTCCAACAATCTTGAACACGACGTTCCTTCTGAACTAGGCTCACTTTCTTCGGTTGTCATCCTGTCTCTCCGTGGAAACAATCTGACAGGGAGGTTCCCTGCTTCTCTTGGGAACTTAACATCACTCCGGAAGCTTGATATAGAGTACAACCGTATGGAAGGAATGATTCCTTACAGCATGTCTAGACTTGCACGGATGAAGTATCTCCGAATAGCTGGAAACAGCTTTTCGGGGATTTTTCCGCGTCCTATTTGCAACCTGTCCTCTCTTTTGTTTCTATCCATCCCCGACAACCGTTTCTATGGTAAACTAAGGCCTGACATTGACCAGCTTTTTCCAGACATTCAAGTGCTGTTCTTGGGAGGAAACAAATTCGAAGGGGAGATTCCATCTTCACTGGCCAATATTACATCTCTCAGAAAATTTGATATTGAAGAATGCCACATGACGGGAAGCATCCCTTTAAGTTTTGGGAGATTACATAATCTCGAAGTACTTGCGCTTGCTTATAATTCTCTGGGAAGTTACTCCTCTAGAGATCTTGATTTCATTGGCAGTTTGAATAACTGCACTCAACTTCAGTTTCTTGGTGTTGGCTACAACAAACTTGGGGGCAACTTGCCTCCTCTCATATCCAATCTATCCAGTCTATTGACGTATCTCTTCCTTGGAGGAAATGCCATCTCTGGGAGCATTCCTCTTGACATCGGAAATCTTGAGAGCCTCCAATCATTCAAGGTTGAACAGAACCTCTTGACAGGTGAAATTCCGGCCTCCATCGGGAAGCTTTCTAGAGTAGAGAGGCTCTACTTACAGTTTAATATGATGTCAGGAGACATACCATCTTCCTTTGGGAACCTCAGTATGGTAACGCAAATTTATTTGTATAACAATGATTTCAAAGGAAGCATCCCTTCCAGTCTTGGAAACTGCACTTACCTTCTTTACCTTGGGCTTGATTTCAACATGCTGTGTGGCTCCATACCTGGAGAGCTCATGAACGTCCCATCTCTTGTTACCTTGGATATTTCACATAACAATTTAACAGGACAGATCCCCAATGAAGTAGGAAAGTTGGTCAGTCTTGTTCGACTAGATGTTTCACTCAACCAATTATCTGGACATGTACCACAAACCCTGGGGAACTGTCTATGCATGGAAGAAATTTTATTGAACGGAAACTTTTTTGAAGGAACCATCATAGATATCAGAGCGTTGAGGAACCTACGACTCCTTGATCTGTCCAACAACAATCTTTCTGGCACCATACCTGAGTATCTGGTAAACCTCTCTGCTATTCAGTTTCTAAATCTCTCTGTGAATAATCTTGATGGCCCAGTACCAACTGAAGGAATTTTTCAAAAATCAAGAAACGTCTCGGTCTTTGGAAACAAAAATCTATGTGGAGGGGTTGCTGAACTAAAGCTGAAACCATGCTCAGAAACAAAAGCAAGAGAGCATTCTTCAACGAGAAGGAAAATCGCCATTGGCGTTGGGGCAGCTGTTACTTTGTTTATTCTTTCAGTAATGGTTATCATCTCTCTCTCTTGGTTCAAGAAACGAAGCAGCATGAAACAAAGGGTAAGCAGCAACACACGTCATATGGATAATTTAAGTATTGCACCCTTACATGAAAGGGTACGGTATGGAGAACTTCATAGTGCAACCGGTGGATTTTCTTTGGGAAACATGATTGGGACAGGGAACTTTGGTGTTGTGTATAAAGCATTTCTCGGTCCTGAAAACAGAGCAGTTGCCATCAAAGTGTTAAATCTCAAGTTTCATGGAGCTGCCAAGAGCTTTATTGCAGAATGTGAAGTCTTGAAGAGTGTGAGGCATCGCAACCTTGTGAAGCTCCTAACAGCTTGCTCGAGCATTGATTTCAAAGGTGATGAATTCAGAGCACTGGTGTATAAGTTCATGCCAAATGGAAGCCTGGATATGTGGCTGCACGGAGAAGAGCAGCTAGAAGGGACCAACAATACCTCAAGGCCTTTGAGCATTCTTGAGAGGTTTAACATTGCCATAGACGTGGCTTCTGCCGTGGAGTATCTTCATGTTAACTATCATGACCCTATAGTTCATTGTGATCTTAAGCCAGGAAACGTCCTTCTAGACGATGATCTAACAGCCCATGTTAGTGACTTTGGTCTAGCTCGGCTGCTCCTCAAATTCGACCAAGAATCCTCCCTTAGCTCGTCCAGCATCAGAGGAACGATCGGCTATGCCGCACCAG AATATGCAATGGGAGGACAACCATCAATACATGGTGATGTGTACAGCTTTGGAGTTCTTCTTCTGGAAATGTTCACTGGAAAAAGACCATCTAATGAGTTATTTGGGGGAAACTTTACCCTCCAGATCTACACCAAGTTGGCATTACCGGAAAATGTATTAGACATTGCGGACAAATCGTTACTTAGCGGTCTCAGAGTAGGATTCCCTCTTGAAGTGTGCTTGAAACTGGTTTTGGAGTTGGGACTTAGGTGCTGTGAACAATTTCCTATGAATCCGTTGACCGTGCGTGAAGTTGTAAAGCAGCTATACACAATCAAAGGGAGGTTCTTCAAAGCCAGAAGGATAGTCAGGCGTTGA